The Streptomyces avermitilis MA-4680 = NBRC 14893 genome contains a region encoding:
- a CDS encoding Ppx/GppA phosphatase family protein, whose amino-acid sequence MRLGVLDVGSNTVHLLVVDAHPGARPLPAHSHKAELRLAQLLDEGGAVGPEGVDKLIGVVHEALQAAEDKGVEDLLPFATSAVREATNADDVLARVKAETGVELQVLTGAEEARLTFLAARRWFGWSAGKLLVLDIGGGSLEIAYGIDEEPDAAVSLPLGAGRLTAGWLPTDPADPDDVRALRRHVRAQIARTVGEFSRFGAPDHVVATSKTFKQLARLAGAARSAEGLYVQRELKRESLEGWVPRLASMTAEERAELPGVSDGRSSQLLAGALVAEGAMDLFAVETLEICPWALREGVILRRLDHMGPV is encoded by the coding sequence ATGAGACTCGGTGTCCTCGACGTGGGTTCGAACACGGTGCATCTGCTGGTGGTGGATGCGCACCCGGGCGCGCGCCCCCTGCCCGCGCATTCGCACAAGGCGGAGCTGCGGCTCGCCCAACTCCTCGACGAGGGCGGCGCCGTCGGCCCCGAAGGCGTGGACAAACTCATCGGCGTCGTCCACGAAGCGTTGCAGGCGGCCGAGGACAAGGGTGTCGAGGACCTCCTTCCGTTCGCCACGTCCGCCGTGCGGGAGGCCACCAACGCGGATGACGTACTGGCCCGCGTCAAGGCCGAGACGGGCGTCGAGCTCCAGGTCCTGACCGGCGCGGAGGAGGCCCGCCTGACCTTCCTGGCGGCCCGCCGCTGGTTCGGCTGGTCCGCCGGAAAGCTGCTGGTCCTGGACATCGGCGGGGGCTCGCTGGAGATCGCGTACGGCATAGACGAGGAGCCGGACGCCGCGGTGTCGCTGCCACTGGGCGCGGGCCGTCTCACCGCGGGCTGGCTCCCGACCGACCCCGCCGACCCGGACGACGTCAGGGCGCTGCGCCGCCATGTCCGGGCCCAGATCGCCCGGACGGTCGGGGAGTTCAGCCGCTTCGGCGCGCCCGACCATGTCGTCGCCACGTCCAAGACCTTCAAGCAGCTGGCCCGCCTCGCCGGAGCCGCCCGCTCGGCCGAGGGCCTGTACGTCCAGCGGGAACTGAAGAGGGAGTCGCTTGAGGGCTGGGTCCCGCGCCTCGCCTCGATGACGGCGGAGGAGCGAGCGGAACTCCCCGGCGTCTCGGACGGCCGCTCCAGCCAACTCCTCGCGGGCGCGCTGGTCGCCGAGGGAGCGATGGATCTCTTCGCAGTGGAAACCCTGGAAATCTGCCCCTGGGCCCTACGCGAGGGCGTGATCCTACGACGCCTGGACCACATGGGCCCGGTATAG
- a CDS encoding sugar phosphate isomerase/epimerase family protein, producing the protein MAEPVVRIPDAKVALSTASVYPESTATAFEIAARLGYDGVEVMVWTDPVSQDIEALRRLSDYHRIPILAVHAPCLLITQRVWSTDPWVKLQRAKAAAEKLGATTVVVHPPFRWQRQYARDFVSGIWRMANETDVRFAVENMYPWRYRDREMLAYAPDWDVTKDDYRHFTIDLSHTATARTDATQMIDRMGDRLGHVHLADGNGSNKDEHLVPGRGTQPCAELLERLARTGFDGHVVIEVNTRRAMSSAEREADLAEALAFTRLHLASAVKVPRR; encoded by the coding sequence GTGGCAGAACCAGTGGTGCGCATCCCGGATGCGAAGGTCGCGCTGTCCACGGCCTCCGTGTACCCGGAGTCGACGGCGACGGCCTTCGAGATCGCCGCGCGTCTCGGCTACGACGGCGTAGAGGTCATGGTGTGGACCGACCCGGTCAGCCAGGACATCGAGGCCCTCCGCCGCCTCAGCGACTACCACCGGATCCCGATCCTCGCCGTCCACGCCCCCTGCCTGCTGATCACCCAGCGCGTCTGGTCCACCGACCCCTGGGTCAAGCTCCAGCGCGCCAAGGCGGCCGCCGAGAAGCTCGGTGCCACCACCGTCGTCGTACACCCCCCCTTCCGCTGGCAGCGCCAGTACGCCCGCGACTTCGTCAGCGGAATCTGGCGCATGGCCAACGAGACGGACGTACGGTTCGCCGTCGAAAACATGTACCCGTGGCGCTATCGCGACCGCGAGATGCTCGCGTACGCCCCCGACTGGGACGTCACCAAGGACGACTACCGTCACTTCACGATCGATCTCAGCCATACCGCCACCGCCCGCACCGACGCCACGCAGATGATCGACCGGATGGGCGACCGCCTCGGCCACGTCCACCTCGCCGACGGCAACGGCTCCAACAAGGACGAGCACCTCGTGCCCGGCCGCGGCACCCAGCCCTGTGCCGAACTCCTGGAGCGTCTCGCCCGCACCGGCTTCGACGGCCACGTCGTCATCGAGGTCAACACGCGCCGCGCCATGTCCAGCGCGGAGCGCGAGGCCGACCTCGCGGAGGCCCTGGCCTTCACCCGCCTCCACCTCGCCTCCGCGGTCAAGGTGCCGCGCCGATGA
- a CDS encoding TetR/AcrR family transcriptional regulator: MTEADAPRRRGRPSRTQTEAAPATRDRILEAAREEFSERGYEKTSVRGIAKAAGVDSALVHHYFGTKEQVFEAAIEVAFAPALNAPDAVADGPLDGVGERLTRFILGVWENPATRTPLLAIVRSAVNNDTAAAVFRRLIAAQLLRRIAGQLDFPDAELRAELAAAQLVGTAILRYVIKVEPLASADPEQIIARLAPVVQGHLTAP, translated from the coding sequence ATGACGGAGGCCGACGCCCCCCGCCGCCGGGGGCGCCCCTCCCGTACGCAGACGGAGGCGGCCCCCGCCACCCGGGACCGCATCCTGGAGGCGGCCCGCGAGGAGTTCTCCGAACGCGGCTACGAGAAGACGTCCGTCCGCGGTATCGCCAAGGCGGCCGGCGTGGACTCCGCGCTCGTGCACCACTACTTCGGCACGAAGGAACAGGTATTCGAGGCGGCCATCGAGGTCGCCTTCGCGCCCGCCCTCAACGCCCCGGACGCCGTGGCGGACGGCCCCCTCGACGGCGTCGGCGAACGCCTGACCCGCTTCATCCTCGGTGTCTGGGAGAACCCGGCGACCCGTACGCCCCTGCTGGCGATCGTCCGCTCCGCCGTGAACAACGACACCGCGGCCGCCGTCTTCCGCCGCCTCATCGCCGCCCAGCTGCTGCGCCGCATCGCCGGACAGCTCGACTTCCCGGACGCGGAACTCCGTGCGGAGCTGGCGGCGGCCCAGCTGGTGGGGACGGCGATCCTGCGCTACGTGATCAAGGTGGAGCCGCTGGCCTCGGCGGACCCGGAACAGATCATCGCCAGGCTGGCCCCCGTGGTCCAGGGGCACCTGACAGCCCCCTGA
- the ilvD gene encoding dihydroxy-acid dehydratase: MPELRSRTVTHGRNMAGARALMRASGVPGADIGRKPIIAVANSFTEFVPGHTHLQPVGRIVSEAITAAGGIAREFNTIAVDDGIAMGHGGMLYSLPSRDLIADSVEYMVEAHCADALICISNCDKITPGMLMAALRLNIPTVFVSGGPMESGRATLVDGTVRTLDLVDAISDAVNDKISDEDILRIEENACPTCGSCSGMFTANSMNCLTEAIGLSLPGNGSVLATHTARKGLYEDAARTVVDITRRYYEQDDESVLPRNIATHAAFENAMALDIAMGGSTNTILHLLAAAQEAGVPFGLDEINEVSRRVPCLAKVAPNVAKDRTYYMEDVHRAGGIPALLGELHRAGLLNEDVHSVHSPSLSDWLKTWDVRAGSPSPEAIELWHAAPGCVRSSEAFSQSERWEALDEDAEGGCIRSAEHAYSKDGGLAVLKGNLAVDGCVVKTAGVDESIWTFEGPAVVCESQDEAVDKILRKEITHGDVVVIRYEGPKGGPGMQEMLYPTSFLKGRGLGKTCALITDGRFSGGTSGLSIGHASPEAASGGTIALVQDGDRIRIDIPNRTIDLLVDEAELSRRDQALNGVYAPVNRERKVSAALRAYAAMATSADKGAVRDVSKLG; the protein is encoded by the coding sequence ATGCCCGAGCTGAGGTCCCGCACAGTCACCCACGGTCGCAACATGGCGGGCGCCCGCGCCCTTATGCGCGCCTCCGGTGTACCGGGCGCGGACATCGGCCGGAAGCCGATCATCGCGGTCGCCAACTCCTTCACGGAGTTCGTGCCCGGCCACACCCACCTCCAGCCGGTCGGCCGGATCGTCAGCGAGGCCATCACGGCCGCCGGCGGCATCGCGCGCGAGTTCAACACGATCGCGGTCGACGACGGCATCGCGATGGGCCACGGCGGCATGCTGTACTCCCTCCCGTCCCGCGACCTGATCGCGGACTCGGTCGAGTACATGGTCGAGGCCCACTGCGCCGACGCCCTGATCTGCATCTCGAACTGCGACAAGATCACGCCCGGCATGCTCATGGCCGCTCTGCGCCTGAACATCCCGACGGTCTTCGTCTCCGGCGGCCCCATGGAGTCCGGCCGCGCCACCCTGGTCGACGGCACGGTCCGTACGCTCGACCTGGTCGACGCGATCTCCGACGCCGTGAACGACAAGATCTCGGACGAGGACATCCTCCGTATCGAGGAGAACGCCTGTCCCACCTGCGGCTCCTGCTCCGGCATGTTCACCGCCAACTCGATGAACTGCCTGACCGAGGCCATCGGCCTGAGCCTGCCCGGCAACGGCTCGGTCCTCGCCACGCACACGGCCCGCAAGGGTCTGTACGAGGACGCGGCCCGCACGGTCGTGGACATCACGCGCCGTTACTACGAGCAGGACGACGAGTCGGTCCTGCCCCGCAACATCGCCACGCACGCCGCCTTCGAGAACGCCATGGCCCTCGACATCGCCATGGGCGGCTCCACCAACACGATCCTGCACCTGCTGGCCGCCGCCCAGGAAGCGGGCGTCCCCTTCGGCCTGGACGAGATCAACGAGGTCTCGCGCCGCGTGCCCTGCCTCGCCAAGGTCGCCCCGAACGTCGCCAAGGACCGTACGTACTACATGGAGGACGTGCACCGCGCGGGCGGCATCCCGGCCCTGCTGGGCGAGCTGCACCGGGCCGGCCTGCTGAACGAGGACGTGCACTCGGTGCACAGCCCGTCCCTCTCCGACTGGCTGAAGACGTGGGACGTGCGGGCGGGTTCCCCGTCCCCCGAGGCCATCGAACTGTGGCACGCGGCCCCCGGCTGCGTCCGCTCCTCCGAGGCCTTCTCCCAGTCCGAGCGCTGGGAGGCGCTCGACGAGGACGCGGAGGGCGGCTGCATCCGCTCCGCCGAACACGCGTACTCCAAGGACGGCGGCCTCGCGGTCCTCAAGGGCAACCTGGCGGTCGACGGCTGCGTCGTGAAGACGGCGGGCGTCGACGAGTCGATCTGGACCTTCGAGGGCCCGGCGGTCGTCTGCGAGTCGCAGGACGAGGCCGTCGACAAGATCCTCCGCAAGGAGATCACCCACGGCGACGTGGTCGTCATCCGCTACGAGGGCCCCAAGGGCGGCCCCGGCATGCAGGAGATGCTCTACCCGACGTCGTTCCTGAAGGGCCGGGGCCTCGGCAAGACCTGTGCCCTGATCACGGACGGCCGTTTCTCCGGCGGCACCTCGGGCCTGTCGATCGGCCACGCCTCCCCCGAGGCGGCGTCCGGCGGCACGATCGCGCTGGTCCAGGACGGCGACCGCATCCGCATCGACATCCCGAACCGCACGATCGACCTCCTGGTGGACGAGGCCGAACTGTCCCGCCGCGACCAGGCCCTGAACGGCGTCTACGCCCCCGTGAACCGCGAGCGCAAGGTCTCCGCGGCCCTGCGCGCGTACGCCGCGATGGCCACGAGCGCGGACAAGGGCGCGGTCCGGGACGTGTCGAAGCTGGGCTGA
- a CDS encoding serine/threonine-protein kinase: MPPQRSAGTDPEAEHPQYAGQYLLEAALGSGGMGVVHLARSASGLRLAVKVVHAQYAQDPEFRGRFRQEVAAARRVSGAFTAPVVDADPGAGRPWMATLFIPGPTLAEHVKRNGALPPARLRHLMAGLAEALRDIHRAGVVHRDLKPSNVLLAEDGPKVIDFGISRPSDSELRTETGKLIGTPPFMAPEQFRRPREVGPAADVFALGSVIVHAATGSGPFDSDSPYLVAYQVVHDEPDLTGVPEELAELVAGCLAKEPDDRPTPDELMTALRSVSASYDTQAFIPVQRDGSSGSAWRPGPGPGTGPGTGPGPGPGHGGERVVTHQVRQPEPVAAPAARKRLGRRLWIPAVAVAVLACVAGALVLLGPGTGAPREQDAAPSKAAFQPWDIGLSAGGSKATGMAQCAYAPHRLYCTRPGVLAAAVDPADGKVLWSRGDAKRHSDGTVRPPVLSGGLLHVVSEGGKRLAALDPATGKTRWSHDLAAYGGRFAQVGGVVLLTGADARVTALDAATGEEKWRRRIPGQPQPAFVSYGDGLAYAVAAAGSGTKVAAVDPESGATRWQRRFDGVLSLVGAHDGAVWFASTTADSDTDAVVRYDVTRRTVRRVGLRFPLQGAQAVVRKDTVYVLANGGALVAVDTRTSKELWRLETSVSFASAPVAAGDRVYFAGADGRLLAVDASKGVLLGQTKARLGGAHGSLVSGLPSPVAADGKVYSAAPDGSLFAVDARRPGGW; the protein is encoded by the coding sequence ATGCCGCCACAGCGCAGCGCCGGTACGGATCCGGAAGCGGAACATCCGCAGTACGCCGGGCAGTACCTGTTGGAGGCGGCACTCGGCTCCGGTGGCATGGGGGTCGTACATCTGGCCAGGTCCGCCTCCGGGTTGCGCCTCGCGGTCAAGGTGGTGCACGCCCAGTACGCCCAGGACCCCGAGTTCAGGGGGCGTTTCCGGCAGGAGGTCGCGGCCGCGCGGCGGGTCAGCGGCGCCTTCACCGCGCCCGTCGTGGACGCGGACCCGGGGGCCGGACGCCCTTGGATGGCGACGCTGTTCATCCCGGGCCCGACCCTCGCCGAACACGTCAAGCGGAACGGCGCCCTGCCTCCTGCCCGGCTGCGGCACCTGATGGCGGGGCTCGCCGAGGCGCTGCGCGACATCCACCGCGCCGGTGTCGTGCACCGCGATCTCAAGCCCAGCAACGTCCTGCTGGCCGAGGACGGCCCCAAAGTCATCGACTTCGGTATTTCCCGGCCGTCCGACAGTGAACTGCGCACCGAGACGGGCAAGTTGATCGGCACGCCGCCGTTCATGGCCCCCGAGCAGTTCCGCAGGCCACGGGAGGTCGGGCCGGCCGCCGACGTCTTCGCGCTCGGGTCCGTGATCGTGCACGCGGCGACCGGCAGCGGGCCCTTCGATTCCGACAGTCCCTATCTGGTGGCGTATCAAGTCGTCCATGACGAGCCGGACTTGACGGGCGTACCGGAGGAGTTGGCCGAACTCGTCGCCGGGTGCCTCGCCAAGGAGCCGGACGACCGGCCCACACCGGACGAGCTGATGACGGCTCTTCGGTCGGTGTCCGCCTCGTACGACACCCAGGCGTTCATCCCCGTGCAGCGGGACGGGAGTTCCGGGTCGGCGTGGCGACCGGGACCGGGACCGGGGACGGGACCAGGGACGGGACCGGGGCCGGGACCGGGGCACGGTGGCGAGCGCGTGGTGACCCATCAGGTGCGGCAGCCCGAGCCGGTCGCCGCACCGGCTGCCAGGAAGCGTCTCGGGCGTCGGCTGTGGATTCCCGCCGTCGCCGTCGCCGTGCTGGCTTGCGTCGCCGGCGCCCTCGTCCTCCTCGGCCCGGGTACCGGGGCCCCGCGCGAACAGGACGCGGCGCCGTCGAAGGCCGCCTTCCAGCCGTGGGACATCGGGCTGAGCGCGGGCGGCTCGAAAGCCACCGGCATGGCGCAGTGCGCGTACGCGCCCCACAGGCTGTACTGCACCCGCCCCGGTGTCCTGGCCGCCGCCGTCGATCCCGCCGACGGGAAGGTCCTGTGGTCACGCGGCGACGCGAAGCGGCACAGCGACGGCACCGTGCGGCCGCCCGTGCTGTCGGGCGGACTGCTGCACGTCGTCAGCGAAGGCGGAAAGCGGCTGGCGGCGCTCGACCCCGCCACCGGCAAGACCCGTTGGAGTCACGATCTCGCGGCCTACGGCGGTCGCTTCGCCCAGGTCGGCGGGGTCGTCCTGCTCACCGGCGCCGACGCGCGGGTGACCGCGCTGGACGCGGCCACGGGTGAGGAGAAGTGGCGCCGCCGGATCCCCGGGCAGCCACAGCCGGCCTTCGTGTCGTACGGGGACGGGCTCGCGTACGCGGTCGCGGCGGCCGGGTCCGGGACGAAGGTGGCCGCGGTGGACCCGGAGAGCGGCGCCACGCGCTGGCAGCGGCGGTTCGACGGTGTGCTGAGCCTGGTGGGTGCCCATGACGGGGCGGTCTGGTTCGCCTCGACCACCGCCGACTCGGACACGGACGCGGTGGTGCGCTACGACGTCACCCGCCGTACGGTCCGCCGCGTCGGCCTGCGTTTCCCGCTCCAGGGAGCCCAGGCCGTGGTGCGGAAGGACACGGTCTACGTCCTCGCGAACGGCGGTGCGCTGGTCGCCGTCGACACCCGGACGTCCAAGGAGCTCTGGCGGCTGGAGACCTCCGTCAGTTTCGCCTCGGCGCCCGTCGCCGCCGGGGACCGCGTCTACTTCGCGGGCGCGGACGGACGGCTCCTTGCCGTCGACGCCTCGAAGGGTGTGCTGCTCGGGCAGACCAAGGCGCGGCTGGGCGGCGCACACGGCTCACTCGTCTCCGGGCTGCCGTCGCCGGTCGCCGCCGACGGGAAGGTGTACTCCGCGGCTCCCGACGGGTCGTTGTTCGCGGTCGACGCGCGCAGGCCGGGGGGCTGGTGA
- a CDS encoding SH3 domain-containing protein, which translates to MATEDIQISGTEEAAEADSSAAATRTYPVAPGHRVNVRSGPGTHYSIVRTLPEGASVPIYCQRSGDSVSGPYGTTSLWDCIANAQYVSDAYVKTGSDGYVAPRCS; encoded by the coding sequence ATGGCCACGGAAGACATCCAGATCTCGGGTACGGAAGAGGCGGCCGAAGCCGACTCGAGCGCGGCGGCCACCCGCACCTACCCGGTCGCACCGGGCCACAGAGTCAACGTCCGCAGCGGTCCGGGCACGCACTACAGCATCGTCCGCACCCTGCCCGAGGGCGCGAGCGTTCCCATCTACTGCCAGCGCTCGGGGGACTCGGTCAGCGGACCGTACGGCACGACGAGCCTCTGGGACTGCATCGCCAACGCGCAGTACGTCTCGGACGCGTATGTGAAGACGGGCAGCGACGGGTACGTCGCTCCGCGCTGCTCCTGA
- a CDS encoding class I SAM-dependent methyltransferase, translating to MDVGAGTGIATALLTARGADVIAVEPGDGMAAQFRRTLPGVPLLRGDGNALPLADASADFLTYAQAWHWTDPARSVPEAMRVLRPGGALALWWNTDAADVPWIAEQSERVRRYFGGEHGSKQGGGGTRGDAAFGGAVLRPDHTHRVVRWSRTVPVDTHLANIGSHSIFLLLGEESTNTFLTEERGHLLATFPDGLVEEVYDVVLIVATRP from the coding sequence GTGGACGTAGGCGCGGGCACGGGCATCGCGACCGCACTCCTCACCGCGCGCGGCGCCGACGTGATCGCGGTGGAGCCCGGCGACGGCATGGCCGCCCAGTTCCGCCGCACCCTCCCCGGCGTCCCCCTCCTGCGCGGCGACGGCAATGCCCTCCCCCTCGCCGACGCCTCCGCCGACTTCCTCACCTACGCGCAGGCCTGGCACTGGACCGACCCGGCCCGGTCGGTCCCGGAGGCGATGCGCGTCCTGCGCCCCGGCGGCGCGCTCGCCCTGTGGTGGAACACGGACGCCGCCGACGTCCCGTGGATCGCGGAGCAGTCGGAGCGCGTCAGGCGGTACTTCGGCGGCGAACACGGCAGCAAGCAGGGCGGGGGCGGCACCCGTGGCGACGCCGCGTTCGGGGGCGCGGTCCTGCGCCCCGACCACACCCACCGGGTCGTCCGCTGGAGCCGCACGGTCCCCGTCGACACCCATCTCGCCAACATCGGCAGCCACTCGATCTTCCTGCTCCTCGGCGAGGAGAGCACGAACACCTTCCTCACCGAGGAGCGCGGACACCTCCTCGCGACCTTCCCGGACGGCCTCGTCGAGGAGGTCTACGACGTCGTACTCATCGTGGCGACGCGCCCGTGA
- a CDS encoding SulP family inorganic anion transporter has product MRVVDVADAVGKLVNRSGKADLFASLVVFLVALPLCVGVAVASGVPAELGLVTGIVGGLVAGALPGSSLQVSGPAAGLTVLVYEAVKTYGPQALGVLVLGAGLVQLALGVLRLGRWFRAVSVAVVQGMLAGIGLVLVAGQVYAMGDVPSPASGAAKLAGLVSLPGDVAPVALLTGGATVLVLVLWPRWRRGARAVPAPLLAVGLASAATALFDLPVRRVEVRGLLDVVRPPSVGDLGRLTEVGVLGTVVAFALIASAESLFSAAAVDRLHGGRRTDYDRELIAQGTGNAVCGVLGALPMTAVIVRSAANVRAGARTKASRVLHGVWLLVFTALLPEVLGVIPVAALAGLLVHAGAKLVPVRELGALWRAHRGEAVVLGVTAVAIVIGNLFEGVLVGLALAVAKTAWDISHVHVETEDLGAAGIVVRVVGHATFLRLPKLLDALEALPHDREVRLELGGLRHVDHACAAALDGWAAARQGGQGRVATSSTSP; this is encoded by the coding sequence ATGCGTGTCGTAGATGTCGCAGATGCCGTAGGCAAGCTCGTGAACCGGTCCGGCAAAGCCGATCTGTTCGCGTCCCTCGTCGTGTTCCTCGTGGCGCTTCCGCTGTGCGTGGGAGTCGCCGTGGCATCCGGGGTGCCGGCCGAACTGGGGCTGGTGACCGGGATCGTCGGCGGGCTGGTCGCCGGGGCGCTGCCCGGCAGCAGTTTGCAGGTCAGCGGGCCTGCGGCTGGGCTGACGGTCCTGGTGTACGAGGCCGTGAAGACGTACGGCCCTCAGGCGCTCGGCGTGCTCGTGCTCGGCGCCGGGCTGGTGCAGCTGGCGCTCGGGGTGCTGCGGCTGGGGCGGTGGTTCCGGGCCGTGTCCGTGGCCGTGGTGCAGGGGATGCTCGCCGGGATCGGGCTCGTACTGGTCGCCGGGCAGGTGTACGCGATGGGTGACGTTCCCTCGCCCGCGAGCGGGGCCGCGAAGCTGGCCGGGCTGGTCTCGCTGCCGGGGGACGTGGCTCCGGTGGCGCTGTTGACCGGCGGTGCCACCGTGCTCGTCCTGGTGCTGTGGCCGCGCTGGCGGCGCGGGGCGCGGGCCGTGCCGGCGCCGTTGCTGGCGGTCGGGCTCGCGTCGGCCGCGACGGCTCTGTTCGATCTGCCGGTGCGGCGGGTGGAGGTGCGGGGCCTGCTGGATGTCGTACGGCCGCCCTCGGTCGGTGATCTGGGGCGGCTCACGGAAGTGGGCGTGCTCGGGACGGTGGTCGCCTTCGCGCTGATCGCCTCCGCGGAGTCGCTGTTCAGCGCGGCCGCGGTGGACCGGCTGCACGGGGGAAGGCGGACCGACTACGACCGGGAGCTGATCGCGCAGGGCACCGGCAATGCCGTGTGCGGGGTGCTGGGGGCGCTGCCGATGACCGCGGTGATCGTGCGGAGCGCGGCGAATGTGCGGGCCGGGGCGCGGACCAAGGCGTCACGGGTGCTGCACGGGGTGTGGCTGCTCGTCTTCACGGCTCTGCTGCCGGAAGTGCTCGGGGTGATTCCGGTGGCGGCGCTGGCCGGGCTGCTGGTGCACGCGGGGGCCAAGCTCGTGCCCGTACGGGAGCTGGGGGCGTTGTGGCGGGCGCATCGGGGGGAGGCCGTGGTGCTCGGTGTGACGGCGGTGGCGATCGTGATCGGGAACCTGTTCGAGGGCGTACTCGTGGGGCTCGCGCTTGCCGTCGCCAAGACCGCGTGGGACATCAGCCATGTGCACGTGGAGACGGAGGATCTGGGGGCGGCGGGGATCGTCGTGCGGGTCGTCGGCCACGCGACGTTTCTGCGGCTGCCGAAGCTGCTGGACGCGTTGGAGGCGTTGCCGCACGACCGGGAGGTACGGCTGGAACTCGGCGGGCTGCGGCATGTGGATCACGCGTGCGCGGCGGCACTGGACGGATGGGCCGCCGCGCGGCAGGGGGGTCAGGGGCGGGTCGCGACGAGCAGTACGTCGCCGTAG
- a CDS encoding ABC transporter ATP-binding protein — protein sequence MNIRRPRPPDPGNPATPALAVRAEGLTVVRGTRKVLKGLDFAVPPGRITGLLGPSGCGKSTLMRSIVGTQAKVTGTLDVLGLPAGDPALRSRIGYVTQAPSVYDDLTVRQNLDYFAAILDPGRAAAERRRAHVTSAIADVDLVSHADALAGNLSGGQRSRVSLAVALLGTPELLVLDEPTVGLDPVLRRDLWTLFHAIAADRGATLLVSSHVMDEAERCHRLLLMREGEILADGTPDALRTRTASETVEAAFLRLVDEASAASPAATAQGKEPVR from the coding sequence ATGAATATTCGGCGTCCTCGCCCACCCGACCCCGGCAACCCGGCCACTCCCGCCCTCGCCGTCCGCGCCGAGGGCCTCACCGTCGTACGCGGCACCCGCAAGGTCCTGAAAGGCCTCGACTTCGCCGTCCCGCCCGGTCGGATCACCGGCCTGCTCGGCCCTTCCGGCTGTGGCAAGTCGACCCTGATGCGCTCGATCGTCGGCACCCAGGCCAAGGTCACCGGCACCCTGGACGTCCTCGGCCTCCCGGCCGGCGACCCCGCCCTGCGCTCCCGCATCGGCTACGTCACCCAGGCCCCCTCCGTCTACGACGACCTCACGGTCCGCCAGAACCTCGACTACTTCGCCGCGATCCTCGACCCGGGCCGAGCCGCCGCCGAGCGCCGCCGCGCGCACGTCACCAGCGCCATCGCCGACGTCGACCTCGTCTCGCACGCCGACGCCCTCGCCGGCAACCTCTCCGGCGGCCAGCGCAGCCGCGTCTCCCTCGCGGTCGCTCTCCTCGGCACCCCGGAACTCCTCGTCCTCGACGAACCGACGGTCGGCCTGGACCCCGTCCTGCGCCGCGACCTGTGGACCCTCTTCCACGCCATCGCGGCCGACCGCGGCGCCACCCTCCTCGTGTCCTCCCATGTCATGGACGAGGCCGAGCGCTGCCACCGCCTCCTGCTCATGCGCGAGGGCGAGATCCTCGCCGACGGCACGCCGGACGCCCTCCGCACCCGTACGGCATCGGAGACCGTCGAAGCCGCCTTCCTGCGCCTGGTCGACGAGGCGAGCGCGGCGAGCCCCGCCGCGACAGCCCAAGGAAAGGAGCCGGTCCGATGA
- a CDS encoding ABC transporter permease, with protein MTTTATPTTTAGPFGGSAINHSRTTATAARVLRQLRHDPRTIALMILIPCVMLFLLRYVFDGSPRTFDSIGASLLGIFPLITMFLVTSIATLRERTSGTLERLLAMPLGKGDLIAGYALAFGALAIIQSALATGLAVWFLGLDVTGSPWLLLLVALLDALLGTALGLFVSAFASSEFQAVQFMPAVIFPQLLLCGLFTPRSAMHPALEAISDVLPMSYAVDGMNEVLKHTDMTATFVRDALIVAGCALLVLTLGAATLRRRTP; from the coding sequence ATGACCACCACCGCGACCCCGACCACCACCGCCGGCCCCTTCGGCGGAAGCGCGATCAACCACTCCCGTACGACCGCGACGGCGGCCCGCGTCCTGCGCCAGCTCCGCCACGACCCGCGCACGATCGCGCTGATGATCCTCATCCCGTGCGTGATGCTGTTCCTGCTGCGCTACGTCTTCGACGGCAGTCCGCGCACCTTCGACTCCATCGGCGCCTCACTCCTCGGCATCTTCCCGTTGATCACGATGTTCCTCGTGACCTCGATCGCCACCCTGCGCGAGCGCACCTCGGGCACCCTGGAACGCCTCCTCGCCATGCCCCTCGGCAAAGGCGACCTGATCGCGGGCTACGCCCTCGCCTTCGGCGCCCTGGCGATCATCCAGTCGGCCCTGGCCACGGGGCTCGCGGTCTGGTTCCTGGGCCTCGACGTCACGGGCTCCCCCTGGCTCCTGCTCCTCGTCGCCCTCCTGGACGCCCTGCTCGGCACGGCTCTCGGCCTGTTCGTCTCCGCCTTCGCCTCCTCGGAGTTCCAGGCCGTCCAGTTCATGCCGGCCGTGATCTTCCCCCAACTCCTCCTCTGCGGCCTGTTCACCCCCCGCTCCGCCATGCACCCGGCCCTGGAGGCCATCTCCGACGTCCTCCCCATGTCGTACGCGGTGGACGGCATGAACGAGGTCCTGAAGCACACCGACATGACGGCGACCTTCGTACGCGACGCACTGATCGTGGCGGGCTGCGCCCTCCTGGTCCTGACCCTGGGCGCGGCAACCCTGCGCCGCCGCACGCCATGA